Proteins from a genomic interval of Corvus moneduloides isolate bCorMon1 chromosome 6, bCorMon1.pri, whole genome shotgun sequence:
- the DLL4 gene encoding delta-like protein 4: MTALRIFGLTFLLTILQQRVSGSGVFQLELHEFVNSHGSLASGKPCSPHCRTFFRVCLKHFQAVVSPGSCTFGSIITPVLGINSFSIKDTERFDSPIKLPFNFTWPGTFSLIIQAWHAPANYLPEGSRPPPEEWLISQVSIQRSLSVGEDWSQDVHQGPLTQLRYSYRVVCSENYYGESCSRLCKRRDDRFGHYVCAADGSLACLPGWAGEYCTDPICLAGCTEQNGYCNKPGECICRPGWQGRYCDECIPHIGCRHGTCKTQWQCICDEGWGGLFCDQDLNYCTHHRPCKNGATCMNTGQGSYTCACKPGFTGVDCEHEISECDSNPCRNGGSCTDMENGYHCLCPPGYYGTHCEHSALTCVDSPCFNGGTCLEKEQGASYTCVCPFGFTGSNCEKKVDRCTSNPCANDGSCFYLGQFRVCRCRAGFSGQKCEININDCARNPCSNGGTCHDLINDYTCTCMPGYSGRNCDIKTRDECASGPCENGGTCYSGLYSANFVCYCPSGFMGNRCELPVYSVPVTLPPKPVPWIAISMGVGLVALLILFCMIAMVIRQMRMHPEQELETMNNLSDFQKDNLIPASQLKNTNKNKDLEVDCGLEKSNYKPKNHKLDYNLVKDLTSRGTPEDKYYKSEKCLGEKSPLRLHSEKPECRISAICSPRDSMYQSVFVITEERNECIIATEVSKYTGG; this comes from the exons ATGACAGCCTTGCGCATCTTTGGCTTGACGTTTCTGTTAACGATTTTGCAGCAG AGGGTGTCCGGCTCCGGCGTCTTCCAGCTGGAGCTACACGAATTCGTGAATAGCCACGGGTCTCTGGCCAGCGGGAAGCCCTGCTCCCCCCACTGCAGGACCTTCTTTCGTGTTTGTTTGAAGCATTTTCAGGCAGTGGTTTCCCCAGGCTCCTGCACTTTCGGCAGCATCATCACCCCGGTTCTGGGAATAAACTCCTTCAGCATCAAGGATACAGAGAGATTTGACAGCCCCATTAAGCTGCCCTTTAACTTCACGTGGCCG GGAACCTTCTCCCTGATCATCCAGGCCTGGCACGCGCCTGCCAACTACCTGCCGGAAG GCTCCCGGCCGCCCCCGGAGGAGTGGCTCATCAGCCAGGTGTCGATCCAGCGGTCGCTGTCGGTGGGCGAGGACTGGTCGCAGGATGTGCATCAGGGCCCGCTGACCCAGCTGCGCTACTCCTACCGCGTGGTCTGCAGCGAGAACTACTACGGCGAGAGCTGCTCCCGCCTCTGCAAGCGCCGCGACGACCGCTTCGGGCACTACGTGTGTGCGGCGGACGGGAGCCTGGCCTGCCTGCCCGGCTGGGCCGGCGAGTACTGTACCGACC CCATCTGTCTGGCTGGATGTACTGAACAGAATGGATATTGCAACAAGCCTGGAGAATGCAT CTGCCGTCCTGGTTGGCAAGGCCGCTACTGTGATGAATGCATCCCCCATATAGGCTGCCGTCACGGGACTTGTAAAACACAATGGCAGTGCATTTGTGATGAAGGATGGGGTGGCCTCTTCTGTGATCAAG ATCTGAACTACTGCACTCACCACAGACCATGCAAAAATGGAGCAACTTGCATGAACACTGGCCAGGGCAGCTACACGTGTGCATGCAAACCCGGCTTTACCGGCGTTGACTGCGAACACGAGATCAGCGAGTGCGACAGCAATCCCTGTAGGAACGGCGGTAGTTGCACG GATATGGAGAACGGTTATCACTGCCTGTGCCCCCCTGGCTACTATGGCACTCACTGTGAGCACAGTGCTCTGACGTGTGTAGATTCTCCGTGCTTCAACGGTGGCACATGCTTGGAAAAGGAGCAAGGGGCCAGCTACACCTGCGTTTGCCCTTTCGGCTTCACAGGGtcaaactgtgaaaaaaaagtaGACAGGTGCACAAGCAACCCGTGTGCAAACG atgGTAGTTGCTTTTACCTCGGGCAGTTTCGTGTGTGCCGCTGTCGGGCTGGTTTCTCTGGTCAGAAATGTGAGATAAACATCAATGATTGTGCCAGAAACCCATGTTCCAATGGGGGAACTTGTCATGATCTAATCAACGATTACACCTGCACATGCATGCCAGGCTACAGTGGCAGGAACTGTGACATCAAAACCAGAGATGAATGTGCTTCTGGGCCATGTGAGAATGGAGGCACATGCTACAGTGGACTTTATAGTGCCAATTTTGTGTGCTACTGTCCTTCTGGCTTCATGGGCAACCGCTGTGAATTGCCAGTTTATTCAGTGCCCGTTACACTTCCTCCTAAACCAGTCCCCTGGATTGCTATATCCATGGGGGTGGGGCTGGTGGCTTTGCTCATACTATTCTGCATGATAGCAATGGTCATCAGGCAGATGAGGATGCACCCAGAGCAGGAGTTGGAGACGATGAACAACCTGTCTGACTTCCAGAAGGACAATCTCATTCCAGCTTCCCAGCTGAAAAAcaccaataaaaataaagaccTTGAAGTGGACTGTGGGCTGGAGAAATCAAACTACAAACCCAAGAACCATAAACTGGACTACAATCTGGTAAAAGACCTGACGAGTAGAGGGACACCGGAAGATAAATATTACAAAAGTGAAAAGTGTTTAGGAGAGAAGTCTCCCCTCCGACTACACAG TGAAAAGCCAGAATGCAGAATATCAGCGATATGCTCTCCAAGAGATTCAATGTACCAGTCTGTCTTTGTGATaacagaagaaaggaatgagTGCATCATAGCCACAGAGGTAAGTAAGTACACAGGTGGATAG